One genomic region from Spirosoma sp. KCTC 42546 encodes:
- a CDS encoding RNA polymerase sigma-70 factor has translation MSVLKQLTSAKKSPVAASESLELDSLFKEFYDRLVYFSVQLIRDQAQAQDITQDAFIKYWQEREAIFPNKVAIKNYLYSTVRNASLNVIRHNKVVDDYQEQHRPSESEELTIMDAIISSEVMAELHSAIEALPANYRTISEMSYLEGKKNQEIADELGMSINTVKKQKQRALELLRMRLSPEVFTILLTLGSAHIM, from the coding sequence ATGAGTGTGCTAAAGCAACTGACCTCGGCAAAAAAAAGTCCAGTGGCGGCTTCGGAGTCGCTGGAGCTAGACTCTCTTTTTAAAGAATTCTATGATCGACTTGTCTACTTTTCAGTACAACTAATACGGGACCAGGCACAGGCGCAGGACATCACGCAGGATGCATTTATTAAATACTGGCAGGAACGAGAGGCTATATTTCCCAATAAAGTGGCCATCAAAAACTACTTATACAGCACCGTGCGGAATGCCAGTCTGAACGTGATCCGGCATAACAAGGTCGTTGACGACTATCAGGAACAGCATAGGCCATCGGAATCGGAAGAACTGACCATTATGGATGCGATCATATCTTCTGAAGTCATGGCCGAACTTCATTCGGCCATTGAAGCATTGCCCGCTAATTACCGCACTATCTCCGAGATGAGTTATCTGGAAGGCAAAAAAAATCAGGAGATTGCCGATGAGCTAGGCATGTCGATTAACACCGTCAAGAAACAAAAGCAACGGGCGCTTGAATTACTTAGAATGCGACTTTCACCGGAGGTGTTTACGATCTTACTCACCCTCGGGAGTGCCCATATAATGTAA
- a CDS encoding galactose oxidase: protein MASTTINAQSYGLHFVGHEEIQDSRTSLNLTPDHPLCLKGNVEVSFDLMLVPNYQTYFGYIFRIIQDDNQNLDLLYDQKSRSFKLIIGGRLAQSVIQIDSAKLFHQWNHFTINWDLTQRSLLVSVNNTPIIRDHVAFKESGCFKLFFGSNEFGQFKSKDLPPMNIKDIVLTENGRPKHHWPLQEVNGATARDEVGGLTATVKNPVWIKSLHTAWQKTDQFTLKGYANVAFDPITETVYVVGSDKLYQYVVPTHQTTVHRHKNPPQNLLQGSQAIYNPLTGRLYNFFVDQKSVYSCNPSVGDWLVETSTPNAIKVTEYWHANKFISRFDSSLYILGGYGQLTYKNRILRYHFGTRSWDTLTSNASVYTPRYLAALGTTSSNDTAYVLGGYGSLTGEQMLNPKNSYDLLEYLVRKNTFRKVHELNLPKTDFAFANSLMIDAKSKQYYGLIFPNQQFKAQLQLIRGSLTTPTYEVVGNPIPYSFHDIHSYADLYYCPVSQKLLAVTLYQNEENNTTDVKLYSISFPPDALNVQAQQDESATLLYGWLALAISIVGGTIFLYVRRRRRLVSKQQEPDSPPVQQQPLPVDTLPQPTLLIRPEIPLARSPLSKEPALISSIFFFGNFQVLDHSGIDITKSFTPLLKELFLLLSLNSLGKQRGVASEKLNEILWPDKSGREASNNRSVNITKLRNLLEKVEFCSLSKESGYWKIEFNFNQQLYVDYERYTAIINDKTILTKQAIIELGEITKRGPFLQNTEYYWLDDFKADISNKIINTFLKYANTLTISEEPELLIQITNFIFDYDPVSEDAIILKCKALSLMGKHTLAKNTFERFIRDYKAIYGEEYEQSFSAIID, encoded by the coding sequence ATGGCTTCGACCACCATCAATGCCCAATCGTATGGATTACATTTTGTAGGACATGAAGAAATCCAGGATAGTCGTACCTCACTGAATCTTACCCCTGACCATCCGCTGTGCCTTAAAGGAAATGTCGAGGTTTCGTTTGATCTGATGCTAGTCCCCAATTATCAAACGTACTTTGGCTATATCTTCAGAATTATTCAGGACGATAATCAGAATCTTGACCTCCTGTATGATCAGAAGTCCAGGAGTTTCAAACTCATTATTGGTGGTCGTTTGGCCCAATCGGTTATCCAGATCGATTCAGCAAAACTGTTTCACCAATGGAACCACTTTACCATCAACTGGGATCTAACCCAGCGATCGTTGCTGGTGTCTGTCAACAATACACCGATCATCAGGGATCATGTGGCTTTTAAGGAAAGCGGGTGTTTTAAACTGTTTTTTGGCAGCAATGAGTTTGGGCAATTCAAGTCGAAGGACTTGCCTCCCATGAATATCAAAGACATTGTTCTGACAGAAAATGGTCGGCCAAAACACCACTGGCCGTTGCAGGAAGTAAACGGTGCCACAGCCAGAGATGAGGTTGGCGGGTTGACAGCCACGGTCAAAAACCCAGTCTGGATTAAATCGTTACATACTGCGTGGCAAAAGACGGATCAGTTCACCCTGAAGGGTTATGCGAATGTTGCTTTTGATCCCATTACTGAAACGGTTTACGTAGTTGGCTCCGATAAGCTGTATCAATACGTCGTTCCAACGCACCAGACCACCGTTCATCGGCACAAGAACCCGCCCCAAAATCTGCTCCAGGGTAGTCAGGCCATTTATAATCCATTGACTGGCCGGCTCTACAATTTTTTCGTGGATCAAAAGTCCGTCTACAGTTGTAATCCTTCTGTCGGAGACTGGCTTGTGGAGACCAGTACGCCAAACGCGATTAAGGTAACTGAATACTGGCACGCGAATAAATTCATTTCCCGATTTGATTCGTCACTCTACATTTTAGGTGGTTATGGTCAGTTAACCTACAAAAACCGTATTCTGCGCTACCATTTTGGCACTAGAAGCTGGGATACACTTACTTCAAACGCTAGTGTCTATACGCCACGTTATCTGGCCGCTTTAGGAACAACTTCTTCGAATGACACGGCTTATGTACTGGGAGGATACGGAAGTCTAACGGGCGAGCAAATGCTTAACCCTAAAAACTCGTATGATTTACTGGAATATCTGGTCAGGAAAAATACTTTCCGAAAGGTTCATGAGTTAAACCTTCCTAAAACGGATTTTGCTTTTGCCAATTCGTTGATGATCGATGCAAAATCGAAGCAGTATTACGGCCTTATCTTTCCTAATCAGCAGTTTAAGGCTCAGTTGCAGTTGATTCGGGGGTCGTTGACTACGCCAACGTACGAAGTGGTGGGAAACCCTATTCCTTATTCGTTTCACGATATTCACTCATACGCTGATTTATACTACTGTCCAGTCAGCCAAAAATTACTAGCCGTTACGTTGTATCAAAACGAGGAGAACAATACAACAGACGTAAAACTGTATTCGATTTCCTTCCCCCCTGACGCTCTGAATGTGCAGGCGCAGCAGGATGAATCGGCAACACTTCTTTATGGGTGGCTCGCTTTGGCGATTTCGATAGTGGGAGGAACGATCTTCCTATACGTCCGGCGACGTCGCCGATTAGTAAGCAAGCAGCAGGAACCAGATTCGCCACCTGTCCAACAACAGCCGTTACCAGTCGATACATTGCCACAACCAACGTTGCTGATAAGGCCGGAAATTCCATTAGCTCGTTCGCCCTTGTCAAAGGAACCCGCGTTGATATCCAGCATTTTCTTTTTTGGCAACTTTCAGGTACTGGATCACTCAGGCATCGATATAACCAAATCGTTCACCCCCTTACTGAAAGAACTTTTTCTACTGCTGTCCCTCAACAGCCTTGGTAAACAGCGGGGCGTAGCCTCTGAAAAACTGAATGAAATTCTCTGGCCTGATAAGTCGGGCCGGGAAGCCAGTAATAATCGCTCGGTTAACATTACGAAACTGCGAAATCTGTTAGAGAAGGTTGAGTTTTGTTCGCTGTCAAAGGAGTCTGGTTACTGGAAAATAGAATTCAATTTTAACCAGCAACTGTATGTCGATTATGAACGGTATACGGCCATTATCAATGACAAGACCATTCTGACGAAACAGGCCATTATTGAGTTAGGCGAGATTACGAAACGGGGGCCTTTCCTTCAAAATACGGAGTATTACTGGTTAGACGATTTCAAAGCTGATATTTCGAACAAGATTATTAATACATTTCTAAAGTATGCCAATACATTAACGATCAGCGAGGAGCCGGAGCTTTTAATCCAGATTACAAATTTCATTTTCGATTATGATCCCGTTAGTGAAGACGCCATCATTCTGAAATGTAAAGCCCTGTCGTTAATGGGTAAGCATACGCTGGCCAAGAATACCTTCGAGCGATTTATTCGGGACTATAAAGCCATCTATGGCGAAGAATACGAACAATCCTTCTCAGCCATTATCGACTAA
- a CDS encoding TonB-dependent receptor, protein MRRAIRQSMWAVILLNGVLAMPVGAQQLLARRTDVAAGTPTNGGVGASLNRAPMDRTITGKVADEKGSALPGVSVVLKGSTRGTTTSDKGTYSLSVPTGQAVLVFSFVGYESQEVEVGNRNSVDIALKEDAKALNEIVVVGYGVQKKVNVTGAIATVANKELVINANSDVTNTLTGRAPGVRVTQLSSQPGKYDSQIDIRGFSYTDPNDINGNQTGGPLIIVDGVQRDKAGFDRLDPNEIESVSVLKDATAAIYGVKAANGVILVTTRKGSQGKVQVNYTGHYGQQIITRYPELSNAYQYATLYNEQQINNNISNRLEMTPPKYSDQQLTDFQSGKLPSTDFLKAVMRDRAGQQQHNLTINGGTDKLRYFTSVGYFGEGGLFNSDIMTGKKYNLRLNIDAELAKGLTMGANLAFINSVSKEPSQAIWALLKNTWQWDPTEPLYSNNDPNYLRQPLSSLSHPIADFSEAYSGYNKNDEKFLTSTFQLSYRLPFIEGLSVKAQYAYDINYSFRKQFTKKYNQYDYVVDPATNQLAQKAYTHLAPSRLTEAFGQGRRNDIQLSFNYQHTFGKHTLGALGLYEQIDRENNSNNANTQFIIDAVDQLVAGNRKTDAIGSGYSSSANMSYVGRVNYDYAGKYLAEAGFRYDGSSSFPKNSRWGFFPYVSAGWRLSEEPFIRNNAPFISNLKLRGSYGILGDDGISGASFQFLTGYTYPSSGYQFGTTFVGGLGFKNSANPNITWYTSTTTDFGIEGAFWNGLLSFEADVFRRDRDGLLADRISTIPATYGVNLPQENLNQDRTQGFEIVLGHRNKVKGISYSISSNMSYARTQYRYREETPANSDYDYWRNRNAGRYNDIVWGYKTDGQFTSYEEIRNWPIMDGAGNRTILPGDIRYVDLNGDGIINNLDETVIGRGQSKPSIYFGTNITLSWKGFDVAVLFQGATMYQVAYQDQLSRPFYFQTANPISIFNDRWHRSNVADAASEWIPGKYPSTGQRQNYKSNEFWRFDATYLRLKSLEVGYSLPKAMLAKAHIRGLRVFANGYNLYTWSKGLDFVDPEYTDDRLYSYNYPLTMNLNLGVQLSF, encoded by the coding sequence ATGAGGAGGGCAATTCGTCAGTCGATGTGGGCCGTCATACTACTAAATGGTGTACTCGCGATGCCTGTCGGAGCTCAGCAGTTACTGGCTCGCCGGACCGATGTAGCTGCGGGAACACCAACGAACGGAGGAGTAGGGGCCTCGTTAAACCGTGCACCCATGGACCGAACCATAACGGGGAAAGTCGCCGATGAAAAAGGAAGCGCTTTACCAGGGGTGAGCGTTGTCTTGAAAGGATCGACCCGCGGTACCACAACCAGCGATAAAGGCACGTACTCATTAAGTGTTCCTACCGGTCAGGCTGTATTAGTTTTTTCATTTGTCGGTTATGAATCACAGGAAGTTGAGGTTGGAAACCGTAACAGTGTCGATATAGCCCTGAAAGAAGATGCCAAGGCTCTGAATGAAATAGTCGTCGTTGGCTATGGCGTCCAGAAAAAAGTGAACGTAACCGGAGCCATTGCTACCGTTGCCAACAAGGAACTGGTGATCAACGCCAACAGCGACGTAACCAACACATTAACGGGCCGGGCTCCGGGGGTTCGGGTTACGCAGTTATCCAGTCAGCCGGGCAAATATGATTCACAGATTGATATACGGGGCTTTAGTTATACGGATCCCAACGACATCAATGGGAATCAGACCGGCGGACCACTGATCATTGTCGACGGGGTGCAGCGCGATAAAGCGGGTTTCGATCGCTTAGATCCGAATGAAATTGAAAGCGTGTCTGTCCTGAAAGATGCTACAGCGGCTATCTACGGTGTAAAGGCAGCGAATGGTGTTATTCTGGTAACCACCCGGAAAGGAAGCCAGGGTAAAGTGCAGGTAAATTATACAGGTCATTATGGGCAGCAGATCATTACCCGCTATCCGGAACTGTCGAATGCCTATCAGTACGCAACTCTCTATAACGAGCAGCAGATTAACAACAATATTAGTAACCGGCTGGAGATGACCCCACCTAAGTATTCGGATCAGCAACTAACCGATTTTCAGAGTGGTAAATTACCCAGTACGGATTTCCTGAAAGCTGTTATGCGCGATCGGGCAGGTCAGCAGCAGCATAACCTGACTATCAATGGGGGAACCGATAAGCTTCGGTATTTTACATCAGTAGGTTATTTCGGAGAGGGTGGTTTGTTCAATTCGGATATAATGACCGGTAAAAAATACAACCTGCGCTTAAATATCGACGCAGAATTGGCGAAAGGGCTAACTATGGGTGCCAATCTGGCCTTCATCAATTCTGTTAGCAAAGAGCCAAGTCAGGCTATCTGGGCGTTATTGAAAAATACCTGGCAGTGGGACCCAACTGAACCACTCTACTCAAACAATGACCCAAACTACTTACGGCAACCGCTAAGTTCGCTGAGCCACCCCATCGCCGATTTTTCGGAGGCTTATAGTGGATACAACAAAAATGATGAAAAGTTTCTGACCTCAACTTTCCAGTTATCGTACCGTCTCCCCTTCATCGAAGGATTAAGCGTTAAAGCGCAGTATGCGTACGATATCAACTATAGCTTCCGAAAGCAGTTTACCAAGAAATACAATCAATACGACTATGTAGTTGATCCGGCAACAAATCAGTTGGCTCAGAAGGCGTATACGCACCTGGCGCCTTCCCGATTAACCGAAGCATTTGGACAGGGACGCCGGAACGATATTCAGTTATCGTTCAATTACCAGCATACATTCGGCAAGCATACCCTGGGTGCACTGGGTCTGTATGAGCAGATTGATCGGGAGAACAACAGCAATAATGCCAACACGCAGTTTATTATCGACGCCGTAGATCAACTTGTGGCTGGCAATCGTAAAACCGACGCTATTGGATCTGGCTATAGCTCAAGTGCCAATATGAGCTACGTGGGTCGTGTGAATTACGATTACGCTGGTAAATACCTGGCCGAAGCCGGTTTCCGGTACGATGGCTCATCCAGTTTCCCAAAGAACAGCCGCTGGGGCTTCTTCCCATATGTTTCGGCTGGCTGGCGGCTATCTGAAGAACCGTTTATTCGCAACAACGCACCCTTTATTAGCAACCTGAAACTACGTGGTTCGTACGGGATTCTGGGCGATGACGGTATTTCGGGTGCTTCTTTTCAGTTCCTGACTGGCTATACCTATCCCAGTAGCGGCTACCAGTTCGGGACAACATTCGTGGGTGGTCTCGGCTTTAAAAACTCGGCAAACCCGAATATTACCTGGTATACCTCAACAACAACGGATTTCGGTATCGAAGGCGCTTTCTGGAATGGCTTGCTGTCGTTTGAAGCAGATGTCTTCCGGCGTGACCGGGATGGCTTGCTCGCCGATCGTATTTCGACCATTCCGGCCACGTATGGCGTAAACCTGCCCCAGGAAAACCTGAATCAGGATCGTACGCAGGGATTTGAGATCGTGCTGGGACACCGCAATAAAGTTAAAGGGATTAGCTATTCGATCTCGTCCAACATGAGTTATGCCCGGACGCAGTATCGGTACCGCGAAGAAACACCGGCTAACAGCGATTATGATTACTGGCGGAACCGGAATGCCGGGCGGTATAACGACATTGTCTGGGGGTATAAAACGGATGGACAGTTTACCAGCTACGAGGAAATTCGAAATTGGCCCATTATGGATGGAGCAGGCAACCGAACCATTCTGCCGGGCGACATTCGCTACGTTGATTTAAACGGCGATGGGATTATCAACAACCTTGATGAAACTGTTATTGGACGCGGACAGAGCAAGCCTTCCATTTATTTCGGTACCAATATCACGTTATCGTGGAAAGGCTTCGATGTAGCGGTTCTATTCCAGGGGGCAACCATGTACCAGGTGGCTTATCAGGATCAGTTATCAAGACCCTTCTATTTTCAAACGGCCAACCCTATATCCATCTTCAACGACCGCTGGCATCGCTCCAATGTAGCCGATGCTGCCAGTGAATGGATTCCAGGTAAATACCCGTCAACCGGTCAGCGCCAAAATTACAAGAGTAATGAGTTCTGGCGGTTCGATGCTACCTACCTACGGCTAAAAAGCCTGGAAGTTGGCTATAGTTTGCCAAAAGCCATGTTGGCTAAGGCGCACATCAGAGGGCTGCGCGTTTTTGCCAATGGCTATAACCTCTATACCTGGTCGAAAGGGCTTGATTTTGTTGATCCTGAATATACCGACGACCGGCTATACAGCTACAACTACCCACTGACGATGAACCTGAATCTGGGTGTCCAACTTTCTTTTTAA
- a CDS encoding RagB/SusD family nutrient uptake outer membrane protein, with product MKSLKKYVILLCISGLYACNDSLLDKRPVDLLTPEQVYNSPEAVEAYFATLYKDLPIEDFSFCNGRFGEFPANGDGYTSNWTWETTNSTNASNNDENWGKLYRAIRNVNTFIKEIATVNIPEATKNTYTAEAKFVRAYYYQELVKFWGGVPILLEPQTITNGNTADLNLPRSKEAEVWDLVKSDLDFAVANLPATSVYGRANKYVALALLSRTMLHAGSIAKFGTVQLEGLVGIDPAKANGYLQASYDASKKIIDDGKYSLFNKYPTDKAQNFQMLFYELQGNSEAIFCKGWDYESTRRTHSQDLMALPVVIQSPIGYANRMTPTLDMVERFDYVDGTPGTLNIGTPTAYVHYKSLQDVFKNKDPRFFGSVISTGSPFKGTEITGQRGVIYNGVKYNGTALNQYFDIDKKQIVAAPTANSVRATGNSNNGAVTFWQKKFLDPARPANLCVDWSSETDWLDMRLGEVLLNYAESAFELEKPASEALNAINQLRTRAGVAPLTTIDRDKIRKERSVELAFENRTFWDLRRWRTLTTEFSGWIPTGLYIYYDVNARDYVLEKTPNGGGKTYQAKDYYFQIPAAERSKAGSKLGNGNPGY from the coding sequence ATGAAAAGCCTAAAAAAATACGTTATCCTGTTATGCATCAGTGGTTTATATGCCTGTAATGATAGCTTACTGGATAAACGACCTGTGGATCTGTTAACGCCCGAGCAGGTGTATAACAGTCCCGAAGCAGTTGAAGCCTACTTTGCCACCCTGTACAAGGATTTACCCATCGAGGACTTCAGCTTTTGTAATGGACGGTTTGGTGAATTCCCGGCTAACGGTGATGGCTATACTTCCAACTGGACCTGGGAGACCACCAACTCAACCAATGCGTCGAACAATGATGAAAACTGGGGAAAACTCTACCGCGCCATCCGAAATGTCAATACGTTCATCAAAGAGATTGCAACGGTCAATATTCCTGAGGCTACTAAAAATACATACACAGCTGAAGCCAAATTCGTACGGGCTTATTATTATCAGGAACTGGTAAAGTTCTGGGGGGGCGTTCCCATTTTACTGGAGCCGCAAACCATAACCAACGGTAATACCGCCGACCTGAACCTGCCCCGGAGTAAAGAAGCGGAGGTCTGGGATCTGGTTAAATCGGATCTTGACTTTGCCGTCGCCAATCTGCCCGCTACCAGTGTTTATGGACGGGCCAATAAATACGTGGCGCTGGCATTATTGTCGAGAACCATGCTTCATGCCGGTTCGATTGCCAAATTTGGAACGGTTCAATTAGAGGGATTGGTCGGCATTGACCCGGCAAAGGCGAATGGGTATTTGCAGGCTTCCTACGATGCCTCGAAAAAAATCATTGACGACGGCAAATACAGTCTCTTCAACAAGTATCCGACCGATAAGGCGCAGAATTTCCAGATGCTTTTCTACGAACTCCAGGGCAATTCGGAAGCAATTTTCTGCAAAGGCTGGGACTATGAATCGACCCGCCGAACCCATTCGCAGGATTTGATGGCCTTACCCGTAGTGATCCAGTCGCCTATCGGGTATGCTAACCGTATGACACCGACCCTGGATATGGTCGAACGATTTGATTATGTGGATGGTACGCCTGGAACGCTGAACATTGGCACGCCCACTGCTTACGTACACTACAAGAGTCTCCAGGATGTCTTCAAAAATAAAGACCCACGCTTTTTTGGCTCCGTCATTTCGACCGGAAGCCCGTTTAAAGGCACTGAGATTACCGGCCAGCGGGGTGTTATCTACAACGGTGTGAAGTATAATGGCACGGCTCTCAATCAATATTTTGACATTGACAAGAAGCAGATTGTCGCAGCGCCGACGGCTAATTCAGTTCGGGCGACGGGTAATTCCAACAATGGTGCAGTTACGTTCTGGCAGAAAAAGTTTTTAGATCCTGCCCGACCCGCCAATTTGTGTGTAGACTGGTCGTCAGAGACCGACTGGCTGGATATGCGGCTGGGCGAAGTGCTGCTGAACTATGCAGAGTCCGCTTTTGAATTAGAGAAACCTGCTTCTGAAGCCCTGAATGCGATTAACCAGCTCCGCACGCGGGCAGGTGTAGCTCCCCTGACGACCATCGACCGGGACAAAATCCGTAAAGAACGTTCGGTCGAACTGGCTTTTGAAAACCGGACGTTCTGGGATTTACGCAGATGGCGCACGTTAACGACTGAATTTAGCGGCTGGATTCCAACGGGTCTCTATATCTACTACGACGTCAATGCCAGGGATTACGTCTTAGAAAAAACGCCGAATGGCGGTGGGAAAACCTACCAGGCTAAGGACTATTATTTCCAGATTCCCGCTGCCGAACGTAGTAAAGCAGGCTCAAAACTAGGTAACGGAAATCCTGGCTATTAA
- a CDS encoding DUF3823 domain-containing protein: protein MKTRQLLGILSSLLPIALCGCAKWDNFVQPESGVYGKLTDAENGQPLQLRQPGGGTVRFIQWDNVKYPNPGTTDIELKANGEFSSTQFFAGTYKALPRDGAFLYQPADSATVALTNGNKTEVNFKVTPFYRVSASVSDSTFTYTITKPAANTSTKISQIIFMINDYAIVDESVSSNTSGYFINLWRQDIPSATTDASIVGIPRTFTFRWAETHLPKGDYYFRVGVRTTAVAKYNYSPVIKANVR, encoded by the coding sequence ATGAAAACTCGTCAACTTCTAGGTATACTTTCTTCTCTACTGCCCATTGCACTCTGCGGGTGTGCTAAATGGGATAATTTTGTTCAACCCGAATCGGGGGTCTATGGTAAACTGACCGATGCTGAAAATGGCCAGCCGCTTCAACTTCGGCAGCCAGGCGGAGGAACCGTGCGGTTTATCCAATGGGATAACGTAAAATATCCGAATCCAGGAACGACTGATATTGAATTAAAGGCCAATGGCGAATTCTCGTCAACTCAGTTTTTTGCCGGAACATACAAAGCCCTCCCGCGCGACGGTGCTTTTCTGTATCAGCCCGCTGATTCGGCAACTGTAGCGCTCACCAACGGGAATAAAACCGAGGTAAATTTTAAGGTAACGCCGTTTTACCGGGTTTCTGCAAGTGTATCCGATAGTACGTTTACCTATACCATTACTAAACCGGCAGCTAATACGAGTACAAAAATTTCGCAGATAATCTTCATGATCAATGACTATGCCATTGTCGATGAAAGCGTTAGTTCCAATACGTCCGGTTATTTCATTAACCTTTGGCGACAGGATATTCCATCTGCAACAACCGATGCCAGTATTGTGGGCATCCCTCGAACATTCACATTTAGATGGGCAGAGACCCATTTGCCGAAAGGAGACTATTATTTTAGGGTTGGCGTTCGAACAACAGCCGTGGCAAAATACAATTATAGTCCCGTTATAAAAGCTAATGTCCGCTAG
- a CDS encoding exo-beta-N-acetylmuramidase NamZ domain-containing protein gives MKALPLFFLPLLLGFLYPTHPLELGKQEWVTATPEANKIITGADQVSAYLPYLKGKRIGMVVNQTSIIGNKPSVDSLVSLGVNIVSIFGPEHGFRGNASNGAKVDDAVDTKTGIPVVSLYGKNRKPTKEQLANIDLMVFDIQDVGCRFYTYINTLNHVMEACAENNKELMILDRPNPNGYIVDGPILEKHLYSGIGMHPIPITHGCTIAEFAQMINGEGWGGVAKTNPCKLKIVKVANYTHDMAYTLPILPSPNLNTQQSILLYPSTCWFEGTIISQGRGTYMPFTVLGAPALKGIYPFSFKPVSIKGMSETPLHQDTECYGLDLRNYDTNKLRKTKQLNLHWLMELYKAYPDKARFFDTSYSKQIGNFDYRSGNEALRKQIIAGVSEKEIRQSWEPGLSAYKQMRKKYLMYP, from the coding sequence ATGAAAGCGCTTCCCTTATTTTTCCTGCCCCTATTGCTCGGTTTTTTATATCCGACCCATCCTCTTGAATTAGGCAAACAGGAGTGGGTTACAGCCACTCCCGAGGCAAACAAGATCATTACCGGAGCCGACCAAGTCTCTGCTTACCTGCCTTATCTGAAAGGAAAACGGATTGGGATGGTGGTTAACCAAACCTCCATTATCGGCAACAAACCGAGTGTCGACAGTCTGGTGAGCCTGGGGGTAAACATTGTCAGCATTTTTGGGCCTGAGCACGGTTTCCGGGGGAATGCCAGTAACGGGGCTAAGGTGGACGACGCTGTCGATACTAAAACCGGTATCCCCGTTGTTTCGCTATACGGAAAAAACAGGAAACCAACGAAAGAACAATTGGCGAATATTGACCTGATGGTTTTTGATATTCAGGACGTGGGTTGCCGCTTTTACACCTACATCAACACGCTCAACCATGTGATGGAGGCCTGCGCCGAAAATAACAAAGAGCTGATGATTCTGGATCGGCCAAATCCGAATGGATACATCGTTGATGGCCCTATTCTGGAAAAACACCTTTATTCAGGTATTGGGATGCATCCTATTCCCATTACACATGGCTGCACCATTGCCGAGTTTGCCCAGATGATTAATGGTGAGGGCTGGGGCGGAGTCGCTAAAACGAATCCGTGCAAACTAAAGATCGTTAAGGTAGCCAATTACACGCACGACATGGCCTATACGCTGCCAATTCTGCCTTCGCCCAACCTGAATACGCAGCAATCGATTTTACTTTATCCGAGTACGTGCTGGTTCGAAGGAACGATCATCAGCCAGGGGCGAGGAACCTATATGCCTTTCACGGTTCTGGGCGCACCCGCCCTGAAGGGCATTTATCCCTTCTCGTTTAAGCCCGTTAGTATCAAAGGCATGAGTGAAACACCCTTGCACCAGGATACCGAGTGCTACGGGCTCGACCTGCGAAACTATGATACCAACAAACTGCGCAAAACAAAACAACTCAATCTGCACTGGCTGATGGAGTTGTACAAAGCGTATCCTGACAAAGCCCGTTTTTTCGATACGAGTTATAGCAAACAAATTGGCAATTTCGACTACCGGAGTGGTAACGAAGCCCTTAGAAAGCAAATCATTGCGGGCGTATCCGAAAAGGAGATCCGCCAAAGCTGGGAGCCGGGTTTATCGGCGTATAAGCAGATGCGGAAGAAGTATCTGATGTATCCTTAA